The proteins below come from a single Candidatus Binatia bacterium genomic window:
- a CDS encoding carotenoid oxygenase family protein has translation MASIPQETLDFSDDSPRVAAEWAGLFDTIEEADAPVTQIEGTVPAGLVGTLYRNGPGVHDYAESFFDGDGLIRALTFREDGGVHFKSRYVRTPKYEKQTKLGRAVSRGVGTNLPGGWFRNAFRTPAHEANTSVLWHEGELFALEEGGHPYRIGADDLSTIGMTDFDGALSMRNAFTAHPHVDPETGDAICFGTVFGMKMGLRAFRLDRGGRFHDIGTVPKLRDSFVHDFAITPNWLVFFFTPTITNILPILLGTSTYFDEIEYKPELGTAIALMPRGGGDIIELETDPFQVGHFVGAFEEGGEVIVDLCQLDNWSQMGDAATSYRTSDWEGYGGSTVRRHRIDPKTKNLSSETICSLPAEFPRICADTETRRGRYAYFAANTREKEGGWFRATMKLDRETGATDLHDYGRYKVGLEPLFVPRPGGTDEDDGWLLTYVHDGKNRASQVAILDARNVSDGPVATLTLPGNTGITFHGTWRPGA, from the coding sequence ATGGCAAGCATCCCGCAGGAGACGCTCGATTTTTCGGATGACAGTCCGCGCGTAGCCGCAGAGTGGGCGGGGCTCTTCGACACGATCGAGGAAGCCGATGCTCCGGTCACACAGATCGAAGGCACGGTGCCCGCTGGCCTCGTCGGGACGCTCTATCGAAACGGTCCGGGGGTGCACGACTACGCCGAGTCGTTCTTCGACGGCGACGGCCTGATTCGCGCGCTGACGTTCCGGGAGGACGGAGGCGTCCACTTCAAGAGCCGGTACGTCCGCACGCCGAAGTATGAGAAGCAGACGAAGCTCGGCCGCGCGGTCTCGCGTGGCGTCGGTACGAATCTGCCGGGGGGCTGGTTTCGCAACGCATTCCGGACGCCGGCGCACGAGGCGAACACGAGCGTCCTCTGGCACGAGGGCGAGCTCTTCGCGCTCGAAGAAGGCGGCCATCCGTATCGGATTGGAGCCGACGATCTCTCGACGATCGGCATGACCGACTTCGACGGCGCACTTTCGATGCGCAACGCCTTCACTGCGCATCCGCACGTCGATCCGGAGACCGGCGACGCGATCTGCTTCGGGACCGTCTTCGGAATGAAAATGGGGCTCCGAGCGTTCCGTCTCGACCGCGGGGGTCGATTCCACGACATCGGGACTGTGCCGAAGCTGCGTGACTCGTTCGTGCACGATTTCGCCATCACGCCCAACTGGCTCGTGTTTTTCTTCACCCCGACGATCACGAATATTCTTCCGATTCTCTTGGGGACCAGCACGTACTTCGACGAGATCGAGTACAAGCCCGAACTCGGCACCGCGATCGCGCTGATGCCGCGCGGCGGCGGCGACATCATCGAACTGGAGACGGATCCCTTCCAGGTCGGGCACTTCGTCGGAGCCTTCGAGGAAGGCGGCGAGGTCATCGTCGATCTCTGCCAGCTCGACAACTGGAGCCAGATGGGGGACGCCGCAACCTCGTACCGAACGAGCGATTGGGAAGGCTACGGTGGGAGTACGGTGCGCCGACACCGGATCGATCCCAAAACGAAGAACCTGTCGAGCGAGACGATTTGCTCGTTGCCGGCCGAGTTTCCGCGGATTTGCGCCGACACGGAGACCCGCCGGGGCCGCTACGCGTACTTCGCAGCGAACACCCGCGAGAAAGAGGGCGGCTGGTTCCGCGCCACGATGAAGCTCGACCGGGAAACGGGCGCGACCGATCTACACGACTACGGCCGGTACAAGGTCGGACTCGAGCCGCTCTTCGTGCCTCGCCCGGGCGGGACCGACGAGGACGACGGGTGGCTGCTGACCTACGTCCACGACGGCAAGAACCGCGCGAGTCAGGTCGCGATCCTCGACGCGCGCAACGTGTCGGACGGCCCGGTCGCGACGCTGACTCTCCCCGGTAATACCGGGATCACGTTCCACGGCACCTGGCGTCCCGGCGCGTAG
- a CDS encoding aminotransferase class I/II-fold pyridoxal phosphate-dependent enzyme: MSDLEALRAQYEEKKSLGLALNIQRGQPSDEDFDLSSGILTCVGVDDMTSPSGVALRNYPGGVAGLKEARELFGAIFGATAEDTIVGNNSSLAMFSNTLKWALVRGLAGSPRPWADGTRKVIVTVPGYDRHFTLLDALGFEMVPVPMTAEGPDLDAVEKLAASDAAIRGVVFVPTYSNPTGETISDANVDRLASMKTAAPDFTIFADDAYAVHHLTETPARPKSLLAACREAGNPNRAYVYGSTSKVTFSGAGVGFVSTSTDNVSLISKYLSSEFIGPNKIEQYRHVKFLSSYPGGIEGLMREHAKILRPKFEAVQRVLARELGDTGLATWTDPKGGYFVSLDTAKPVVERIVELANEAGVSLTPAGASYPFGKDPTGSNLRIAPSRPPLEEVEKAMEVVALCVKLASAEHSE, encoded by the coding sequence ATGAGTGATCTCGAAGCGCTTCGCGCACAGTACGAAGAGAAGAAGAGTCTCGGCCTCGCGCTGAACATTCAGCGGGGCCAGCCGTCGGATGAGGATTTCGACCTGTCGTCTGGAATTCTGACGTGCGTTGGCGTGGACGACATGACGTCGCCGAGCGGCGTGGCGTTGCGGAACTACCCGGGCGGGGTTGCTGGATTGAAGGAGGCGCGCGAGCTGTTCGGCGCGATCTTTGGTGCGACGGCCGAGGACACCATCGTCGGCAACAATTCGAGCCTCGCGATGTTCTCGAACACGCTGAAGTGGGCGCTCGTTCGGGGCCTCGCGGGAAGCCCCCGTCCGTGGGCCGACGGCACTCGGAAGGTGATCGTGACCGTGCCGGGGTACGACCGGCACTTCACGCTTCTCGACGCGCTCGGCTTCGAGATGGTGCCCGTACCGATGACAGCGGAGGGGCCGGACCTCGACGCGGTCGAGAAGCTCGCCGCGAGCGACGCCGCGATCCGCGGCGTCGTCTTCGTGCCGACCTACAGCAACCCCACTGGCGAGACGATCTCGGATGCGAACGTCGATCGGCTTGCGAGTATGAAGACGGCCGCGCCCGACTTCACAATTTTCGCAGACGACGCCTACGCGGTGCACCACCTCACGGAGACGCCGGCTCGACCGAAGTCGCTGCTCGCAGCGTGTCGTGAGGCCGGGAATCCGAATCGCGCGTACGTCTACGGTTCGACCTCGAAGGTCACGTTCTCGGGGGCGGGCGTCGGTTTTGTGTCGACGAGTACCGATAACGTATCGCTGATCTCCAAGTATCTTTCGTCGGAGTTCATCGGCCCCAACAAGATCGAACAGTATCGACACGTGAAGTTCCTGAGCAGCTATCCGGGTGGCATCGAGGGGTTGATGCGGGAGCACGCCAAGATTCTGCGTCCGAAGTTCGAGGCCGTGCAGCGGGTGCTGGCGCGGGAGCTCGGGGACACCGGTCTCGCGACGTGGACCGACCCCAAGGGGGGCTACTTCGTCAGCCTCGACACGGCAAAGCCCGTCGTCGAGCGGATCGTGGAACTCGCGAACGAGGCGGGGGTGTCTCTCACGCCGGCCGGCGCGAGCTACCCGTTTGGGAAAGACCCCACGGGTTCAAATCTCCGCATCGCGCCGAGCCGCCCGCCCCTCGAGGAGGTCGAGAAGGCGATGGAGGTCGTCGCTCTGTGCGTCAAGCTTGCCTCGGCGGAGCACTCGGAGTAG
- a CDS encoding coniferyl aldehyde dehydrogenase: MAQTAQIRRIGTVENEAQRIFKIQREAYLKSPYPSHEERLARLSKVESILVDNADAIAAAINEDFGHRSEQETKMLELFGCVDGLRQTKKKLRKWMKPQKRKVSVLFATGKNQLIPQPKGVVGIVSPWNYPLFLTISPLTGILAAGNRAMIKMATNSSTLCRLLAEKFSEQFDESEVAILPGVRGSDFSTLPYDHIIFTGSADAGRTVMQSAAENLTPVTLELGGKSPTVLCDDFDVKEAASRILYAKLVNAGQTCLAPDYLFVPEAKRDAFVDAAKGLVAHRYPDTNDRSYTSVIDEKSYRRLRETLDDAEAKGATLVPLVPGAEFNDSNRKLPPHLVLDVTEDMRIMQEEIFGPLFPVKTYQTLDEVIEYVNERDRPLGAYFFTNDKAVEQKLLYSTISGGVTINNCVFHIAQHDLPFGGVGASGMGHYHGHEGFVEFSKMRPVFTSPKIDGLSMFYPPYTKKHSRLVNLLLKFKR, encoded by the coding sequence ATGGCACAGACTGCGCAGATCCGTCGTATCGGTACCGTCGAAAACGAGGCCCAACGAATCTTCAAGATTCAACGCGAGGCCTACCTCAAGAGCCCGTACCCGTCGCACGAGGAGCGGCTCGCGCGGCTGAGCAAAGTCGAGTCGATCCTCGTCGACAATGCCGACGCGATTGCCGCTGCGATCAACGAGGACTTCGGGCATCGGAGCGAGCAGGAAACCAAGATGCTCGAGCTCTTCGGTTGTGTGGACGGTCTGCGCCAGACCAAGAAGAAGCTCCGCAAGTGGATGAAGCCTCAGAAGCGGAAGGTCTCGGTCCTGTTTGCAACGGGTAAGAACCAGCTCATTCCGCAGCCAAAGGGCGTCGTCGGCATCGTGTCTCCCTGGAACTACCCTCTGTTCCTGACCATCAGCCCGCTCACGGGCATCCTCGCCGCCGGCAATCGCGCGATGATCAAGATGGCGACCAACTCTTCGACTCTGTGCCGCCTGCTGGCGGAGAAGTTCTCCGAGCAGTTCGACGAGTCGGAAGTTGCGATCCTACCCGGCGTGCGCGGATCGGACTTCTCGACGCTCCCGTACGACCACATCATCTTCACCGGCTCAGCCGACGCGGGACGCACCGTGATGCAGTCCGCGGCGGAGAACCTCACGCCGGTCACGCTCGAACTTGGCGGAAAATCCCCGACCGTCCTTTGCGACGACTTCGACGTGAAAGAGGCGGCTTCGCGCATCCTCTACGCCAAGCTCGTGAACGCCGGGCAGACCTGCCTTGCTCCGGACTATCTCTTCGTTCCGGAGGCCAAGAGGGATGCGTTCGTGGACGCGGCGAAGGGGCTCGTCGCGCACCGCTATCCCGACACGAATGATCGCAGCTACACCTCCGTGATCGATGAGAAGTCCTATCGTCGGCTGCGGGAGACCCTCGACGACGCCGAAGCGAAGGGTGCCACACTGGTGCCGCTCGTCCCTGGTGCCGAGTTCAACGACTCGAACCGGAAGCTTCCGCCCCATCTCGTGCTCGACGTCACCGAAGACATGCGGATCATGCAGGAGGAGATCTTCGGACCCCTCTTTCCGGTGAAGACCTACCAAACGCTCGACGAGGTGATCGAGTACGTGAACGAGCGGGACCGGCCCCTGGGCGCCTACTTCTTCACGAACGACAAGGCGGTCGAGCAGAAGCTCCTTTACAGCACGATCTCCGGTGGCGTGACCATCAACAACTGTGTTTTCCACATCGCTCAGCACGACCTGCCGTTTGGCGGCGTCGGCGCGAGCGGCATGGGGCACTACCACGGCCACGAGGGCTTCGTGGAGTTCAGTAAGATGCGTCCGGTCTTCACGAGTCCCAAGATCGACGGGCTCTCGATGTTCTACCCGCCGTACACGAAGAAGCACTCGCGGCTGGTGAATCTCTTGTTGAAGTTCAAACGTTGA
- a CDS encoding SDR family oxidoreductase: protein MANGIPDAPEIGASALQPGTFDGQTVLVTGGGTGLGKAIASEFARLGAKIAISSRKEEHLDAGRAAMQELGAEVFVTPCDIRDPESIATAFDAIEGALGRPNVLVNNAAANFPVPAEDMSPNAWRTVVDITLNGTFFCAREFGRRHLNAETPGSIINVGASYAWTGGPGFAHSAAAKAGVKNMVETLAVEWGPYGIQVNGLVPGLMPHEDMTADIRGNLDRTNDKDPCQPALRVGRPRELGWAATFLASPYGRFISGHTLVVDGANWQRRSLTNPEVVSVRDQMGKGPFSAG, encoded by the coding sequence ATGGCCAACGGAATCCCCGACGCTCCCGAAATCGGCGCCAGCGCGCTCCAACCCGGCACGTTCGACGGCCAGACGGTCCTCGTGACCGGTGGCGGCACGGGACTCGGAAAGGCCATCGCATCCGAATTCGCGCGCCTCGGAGCGAAGATCGCGATCTCGAGCCGCAAAGAAGAGCATCTCGACGCAGGCCGAGCGGCGATGCAAGAACTCGGCGCCGAAGTGTTCGTCACACCGTGCGACATTCGGGATCCCGAATCGATCGCGACTGCGTTCGACGCTATCGAAGGCGCGCTCGGCCGACCGAACGTGTTGGTGAACAACGCCGCCGCGAACTTCCCGGTCCCCGCAGAAGACATGAGCCCGAACGCCTGGCGCACCGTCGTGGACATCACGCTCAACGGGACGTTTTTTTGCGCCCGCGAATTTGGACGCCGCCACCTCAACGCCGAAACGCCGGGCTCGATCATCAACGTCGGTGCGTCTTACGCGTGGACGGGCGGCCCCGGCTTCGCTCACTCCGCCGCCGCGAAAGCGGGCGTGAAAAACATGGTCGAGACCCTCGCTGTCGAGTGGGGGCCGTACGGCATTCAGGTGAACGGCCTCGTGCCGGGCCTCATGCCCCACGAGGACATGACCGCCGACATCCGCGGCAACCTCGACCGCACGAACGACAAGGACCCCTGCCAACCGGCGCTCCGTGTCGGGCGCCCGCGCGAACTGGGCTGGGCGGCGACCTTCCTTGCCTCCCCGTACGGCCGATTTATCTCCGGCCACACCCTCGTCGTCGACGGCGCCAACTGGCAGCGCCGATCGCTGACGAACCCGGAGGTGGTGTCCGTGCGCGATCAGATGGGGAAAGGACCGTTTTCGGCGGGGTGA
- a CDS encoding class I adenylate-forming enzyme family protein: MRTLSQVIQKNASQQPEGLAFAAGSHRLSWAEYAGRSDALAGLLLDLGLAPGERVAVLLPDGPGVHVAFVATEKAGLVAVGIGPRAGRKEVEHLLRVTGATALISRPTYREFDMNGLAPALRATGTPLRHHVTIDGELEPGDTVTVDGAAAVLPDSAANDATLLRRIDERRLGEDDLWLINSTSGTTGMPKCVMHHQARWFFFHDLAVRSGDLSTHDVFLSAVPAPFGFGLWTAHFSPALLGAPTIVMPRFTAKDTLAAIEEHRVTVLAAVSTQFMMLLDSPEADRRDLSHLRALFTGGEKVPYARAAEFEERTGASVLQFYGSNETGALCGTTTRDSREKRLTTAGRVLEEMQVRLFDEAGNDITDEGRGQPGCKGGTLSLGYFDDKEANRELIRDDGWFLVGDIVCIDEEGYLTVEGRVGDFIIRGGKNISAPSVEEAVESHPNVRVAAAVAMPDPTFGERVCVYVELRSTTELTLEGLVSHLKAAGSSKESLPERLVVLEELPRSSGGKIAKKVLRDDAAKRAVDGPSPLR, translated from the coding sequence ATGCGAACGCTGTCACAGGTGATCCAAAAAAATGCCTCCCAGCAACCCGAGGGGCTCGCATTCGCGGCGGGAAGTCACCGTCTGAGTTGGGCCGAGTACGCGGGACGTTCCGACGCGCTCGCAGGTCTGCTCCTCGATCTCGGGCTGGCGCCGGGCGAGCGGGTCGCGGTGCTGCTGCCCGACGGTCCCGGCGTACACGTCGCCTTCGTAGCGACCGAGAAGGCCGGACTCGTCGCCGTCGGGATTGGGCCACGTGCCGGACGCAAGGAAGTCGAGCACCTCCTGCGGGTCACGGGGGCGACCGCGCTGATCAGCCGCCCCACCTACCGGGAATTCGACATGAACGGACTCGCGCCGGCCCTGCGCGCGACCGGAACTCCTCTGCGACACCACGTCACGATCGACGGAGAACTCGAGCCGGGAGATACCGTCACGGTCGACGGTGCGGCGGCGGTCCTTCCGGATTCGGCCGCGAACGACGCAACGCTGCTGCGTCGGATCGACGAGCGCCGCCTGGGCGAGGACGATCTCTGGCTCATCAATTCGACGTCCGGCACGACCGGCATGCCCAAGTGCGTGATGCATCATCAGGCACGTTGGTTCTTCTTCCACGACCTCGCGGTGCGATCCGGCGACCTCTCCACCCACGACGTGTTCCTCTCCGCCGTGCCCGCGCCGTTCGGCTTCGGACTCTGGACCGCCCACTTCAGCCCGGCGCTGCTCGGAGCGCCCACGATCGTGATGCCGCGCTTCACCGCTAAAGACACGCTGGCCGCGATCGAGGAACATCGCGTGACGGTCCTCGCCGCCGTGAGCACGCAGTTCATGATGCTCCTCGACTCGCCCGAGGCCGACCGCCGGGACTTGAGCCACCTGCGCGCCTTGTTCACCGGTGGAGAGAAAGTTCCTTACGCCCGCGCGGCAGAGTTCGAGGAGCGCACGGGCGCGAGCGTGCTGCAGTTCTACGGCTCGAACGAAACCGGAGCGCTCTGCGGCACGACCACACGCGACTCGCGGGAAAAACGCCTCACGACCGCGGGGCGCGTTCTGGAGGAGATGCAGGTCCGTCTCTTCGACGAAGCGGGGAACGACATCACGGACGAGGGACGGGGTCAGCCGGGGTGCAAAGGTGGGACGCTGAGCCTGGGCTACTTCGACGACAAGGAAGCGAATCGCGAGCTGATTCGCGACGACGGGTGGTTTCTAGTGGGCGACATCGTCTGCATCGACGAAGAGGGCTACCTCACCGTGGAAGGGCGCGTCGGCGACTTCATCATCCGGGGAGGCAAGAATATCAGCGCGCCCTCCGTCGAGGAAGCCGTGGAATCCCACCCCAACGTCCGCGTCGCCGCCGCGGTCGCGATGCCCGACCCGACGTTCGGGGAACGGGTATGCGTCTACGTCGAGCTGCGATCGACCACCGAGCTCACTCTCGAAGGGCTCGTCAGCCACCTCAAAGCAGCCGGCTCCTCCAAGGAATCGCTGCCCGAGCGGCTGGTCGTGCTCGAGGAACTGCCGCGCTCCTCCGGCGGAAAGATCGCAAAGAAAGTTCTGCGAGACGACGCCGCCAAGCGAGCCGTGGACGGGCCCAGCCCCCTGCGATAA
- a CDS encoding SGNH/GDSL hydrolase family protein — MRRTLYILAVNLLLLAGGLGLLEIGARARDYGGVRNALSSLLQPEPSRFGGTENRRDWLVTDPDLGYRLNPAADAVNMIGIRAPEVRVPKPPGRFRVIVVGDSVAWDERGFVPQIADRLEAPPGMSIEVINAAIPGYTTFQERTLLERDLLGFDPDLVLVQYCLNDHHRFLHFVNGSGDWLVTEEAKQRLQLDGDGWGAYLTRHSALVRQLRFAVRAPIEIDGNAFLARQSHHFGPAWQDEPFRAVEEHLIAMRDAVQAQGAGFAILVPPIAEQLEPRWLDWNEAIVLAPQRRLAAFAEREGIPLLDLHPAFRAAAPDVLFRDLLHFTDRGHEITARELLIFLKEQKLLPDRRT, encoded by the coding sequence TTGCGACGCACTCTCTACATCCTCGCGGTCAACTTACTGCTCCTCGCGGGCGGCCTCGGTCTTCTCGAGATCGGGGCACGCGCCCGTGACTACGGCGGCGTTCGCAACGCGCTCTCCTCGCTCCTGCAGCCGGAGCCTTCGCGGTTCGGCGGCACGGAGAATCGACGCGACTGGCTCGTCACCGACCCCGACCTCGGCTACCGGCTGAACCCGGCCGCCGACGCCGTGAACATGATCGGAATCCGCGCGCCGGAGGTCCGGGTGCCCAAGCCGCCGGGCCGCTTCCGAGTCATCGTGGTGGGCGACTCGGTCGCCTGGGACGAACGGGGCTTCGTCCCCCAGATCGCGGACCGGCTCGAGGCACCTCCGGGCATGAGCATCGAGGTAATCAACGCGGCGATTCCAGGCTACACCACCTTCCAGGAACGAACGCTCCTCGAGCGAGACCTACTGGGATTCGACCCCGATCTCGTTCTCGTCCAGTACTGCTTGAACGACCACCATCGATTCCTGCACTTCGTGAACGGCAGCGGAGACTGGCTCGTCACCGAGGAAGCCAAACAACGACTCCAGTTGGACGGTGACGGATGGGGGGCCTACCTGACACGGCATAGCGCTCTCGTCCGACAGCTCCGCTTCGCCGTCCGTGCCCCGATCGAGATCGATGGAAACGCCTTCCTCGCGCGACAGAGCCACCACTTCGGGCCCGCCTGGCAAGACGAGCCATTCCGCGCCGTCGAAGAGCATCTGATCGCGATGCGCGACGCGGTCCAAGCCCAAGGCGCGGGCTTCGCGATCCTGGTGCCACCGATCGCCGAGCAGCTGGAACCACGGTGGCTCGACTGGAACGAAGCCATCGTACTCGCACCCCAGCGACGCCTGGCGGCGTTCGCGGAGCGCGAAGGGATCCCCCTGCTCGACCTGCACCCGGCGTTCCGAGCCGCGGCGCCCGACGTCCTCTTCCGCGATCTACTTCACTTCACGGATCGCGGGCACGAGATCACCGCGCGAGAGCTCCTGATCTTCCTGAAAGAACAGAAGCTCTTGCCGGATCGTCGTACGTAA
- a CDS encoding enoyl-CoA hydratase/isomerase family protein has translation MSEDRVRLSYEGPVAIITNDNQDKHNAFDDSMDARLFEILAELRNNPDVRVAIWRAEGKSFSSGRDVSQIGRQQMEMSHHQLMTRGHRGIQQVFDLDIPILVANHGWTIGGSFQRTLLCDVRIAAEGARFMLPELTHGVIADTGGVACLFQMCGHGVVSDMVLTGRPLLAEEALRYGVISRIVPREELDTTVREMADKIAKIPPVSVKLARRVIRNLHEPEIRTSMNDELLMQTVINKAPDFEELKAARGEERDPKFPGVWVKPATPAEED, from the coding sequence ATGAGCGAAGATCGGGTTCGCCTCTCGTACGAGGGGCCGGTCGCCATCATCACCAACGACAACCAGGACAAGCATAACGCGTTCGACGACTCGATGGATGCGCGATTGTTCGAGATCCTGGCCGAGCTTCGCAACAACCCGGACGTCCGGGTGGCGATCTGGAGGGCAGAAGGGAAGTCGTTCTCCTCCGGCCGCGACGTCTCCCAGATCGGTCGCCAACAGATGGAGATGAGCCACCACCAGCTCATGACTCGCGGCCACCGCGGCATCCAGCAAGTGTTCGATCTCGACATCCCGATCCTGGTCGCGAACCACGGCTGGACGATCGGTGGGTCCTTCCAGCGAACCCTGCTCTGCGACGTGCGCATCGCAGCGGAAGGAGCCCGCTTCATGCTTCCCGAACTCACGCACGGCGTGATCGCGGATACCGGCGGCGTGGCGTGCCTCTTCCAGATGTGCGGACACGGCGTCGTAAGCGACATGGTCCTCACCGGGCGTCCGCTCCTGGCCGAAGAGGCGCTGCGCTACGGCGTCATCTCGCGCATCGTCCCCCGCGAAGAACTCGACACGACCGTGCGCGAGATGGCCGACAAGATCGCCAAGATTCCTCCGGTCTCGGTGAAGCTCGCCCGTCGCGTGATCCGAAATCTCCACGAGCCCGAGATCCGGACGTCGATGAACGACGAGCTTCTGATGCAAACCGTCATCAACAAAGCGCCGGACTTTGAAGAGCTCAAAGCGGCGCGCGGCGAAGAACGCGACCCTAAATTCCCCGGCGTCTGGGTAAAGCCAGCCACCCCCGCAGAGGAGGACTGA
- a CDS encoding alpha/beta hydrolase → MPTLLRLALPALLLFAACGDNATTGSGTSPAAPVGSGEIHDIQIEASGFVFDARAAGPENGVPVILLHGFPSSSWEWKDQLRALGEAGYRAVAPNQRGYSPGARPSAVEAYAISNLLADVLNIADALGFDRFHLVGHDWGASVAWAVGLAAPDRLLTLNPISVPHPDAFQSELSDPTSCQYEASSYFDTFVQPGFEEVLVGNDNTILRSIFEGVPAEDVEVHVQLIGNREAMRAGLNWYRANLTGRSTSLTPNLSGSIRVPTMFIWSDEDFALCREGAEATGDYIDAAYRFEVIEGANHWVPEVAGPQVSALLLDHLGS, encoded by the coding sequence ATGCCGACACTTCTCCGCCTCGCCCTTCCCGCGCTGCTCCTCTTCGCCGCTTGTGGAGACAACGCCACGACCGGCTCCGGTACAAGCCCCGCAGCGCCCGTCGGCAGCGGAGAAATCCACGATATCCAGATCGAGGCGAGCGGATTCGTATTCGACGCACGGGCGGCGGGTCCCGAAAACGGCGTGCCCGTCATACTGCTCCATGGGTTCCCGTCCTCGTCGTGGGAGTGGAAGGACCAGCTCCGCGCGCTCGGCGAAGCCGGCTACCGAGCCGTAGCACCGAACCAGCGTGGGTACTCACCGGGCGCCCGACCGTCGGCGGTCGAGGCCTACGCGATCTCCAATCTCCTCGCCGACGTCCTGAACATCGCAGACGCGCTCGGTTTCGATCGATTCCACCTCGTCGGGCACGACTGGGGCGCGAGCGTCGCCTGGGCGGTGGGTCTCGCCGCCCCGGATCGCCTGCTCACGCTGAACCCGATCTCCGTTCCTCACCCCGACGCCTTCCAGTCGGAGCTCTCCGACCCGACCTCGTGTCAGTACGAAGCATCGAGCTACTTCGACACGTTCGTCCAGCCCGGTTTCGAGGAGGTGTTGGTCGGCAACGACAATACGATCTTACGGTCCATCTTCGAGGGCGTGCCCGCTGAGGACGTCGAGGTCCACGTGCAGCTCATCGGCAACCGTGAGGCGATGCGCGCCGGCCTCAACTGGTATCGGGCGAACCTCACCGGCCGATCGACCAGCCTCACCCCGAACCTGTCGGGCTCCATCCGAGTCCCGACGATGTTCATCTGGAGCGACGAGGACTTCGCTCTTTGCCGTGAGGGCGCGGAAGCCACCGGCGACTACATCGACGCAGCGTACCGGTTCGAGGTCATCGAAGGCGCGAATCACTGGGTGCCCGAAGTCGCAGGTCCCCAGGTTTCGGCTCTGCTCTTGGACCACCTCGGCTCGTAG
- a CDS encoding 5-(carboxyamino)imidazole ribonucleotide mutase has protein sequence MKVVILMGSESDSSHAKKITDRLDEYGVTSETHAASAHKQPRKVLEVLDANANEKGVVYVTIAGRSNALSGFVAANSTHPTVACPPFADKVDMMVNIQSTLQMPSKTPVLTVLDPGNCAEAVKRILDMGK, from the coding sequence ATGAAAGTCGTCATCCTGATGGGCTCGGAGTCCGACTCGAGCCACGCAAAGAAGATCACCGACCGACTCGACGAGTACGGGGTCACCTCGGAGACCCACGCCGCGTCCGCGCACAAGCAACCGCGCAAGGTGCTCGAGGTGCTCGACGCGAACGCGAACGAGAAGGGCGTCGTGTACGTTACGATCGCGGGCCGCTCGAACGCGCTGTCCGGATTCGTCGCTGCGAACTCGACCCATCCGACGGTGGCCTGCCCGCCGTTCGCGGACAAGGTCGACATGATGGTGAACATCCAGTCGACACTCCAGATGCCGAGCAAGACCCCGGTCCTCACCGTGCTGGATCCGGGCAACTGCGCCGAAGCCGTCAAACGCATCCTCGACATGGGGAAGTAG
- the npdG gene encoding NADPH-dependent F420 reductase, translated as MRVGILGGTGEAGRGVGLRLAMAGHEVRLGSRSTERAVEAVAELTHDNLSGGDNRDAASFGDVVVVAVPWESAHGTAAEVENELASRIVLSMVNAVVFIDGEPEPIVPPSGSVALGLQAQLTRSHVVAALHHVPAKLLARRRTALDFDVLTCGDNRAALDQVMGLLDSIDGLRAIDAGPLVNAAALETLTPVLIGLNLRYRSRTGLKIRGI; from the coding sequence TTGCGGGTCGGCATCCTTGGGGGCACCGGCGAAGCCGGGCGGGGCGTCGGGCTCCGTCTGGCGATGGCCGGACACGAGGTACGCCTCGGCTCTCGCTCCACCGAGCGCGCCGTCGAAGCCGTCGCGGAACTCACCCACGACAACCTATCCGGCGGTGACAATCGCGACGCGGCCTCCTTCGGCGACGTGGTCGTGGTCGCGGTCCCCTGGGAATCCGCGCACGGGACGGCCGCCGAGGTCGAGAACGAGCTCGCGAGTCGCATCGTTCTCTCCATGGTGAACGCGGTCGTCTTCATCGACGGCGAGCCCGAGCCCATCGTGCCGCCCTCCGGGTCAGTCGCGCTCGGGCTGCAAGCGCAACTAACCCGAAGTCACGTCGTCGCCGCGCTCCATCACGTTCCGGCTAAGCTCCTGGCCAGGCGAAGAACCGCGCTCGACTTCGACGTGCTGACCTGCGGCGATAACCGCGCCGCGCTGGATCAAGTCATGGGCCTCTTAGACTCCATCGATGGACTACGGGCAATTGATGCTGGGCCGCTGGTGAACGCCGCCGCACTCGAGACACTGACGCCCGTCTTGATCGGTCTGAACCTCCGCTACCGGTCCCGGACGGGACTCAAGATCCGGGGAATCTAG